From Medicago truncatula cultivar Jemalong A17 chromosome 7, MtrunA17r5.0-ANR, whole genome shotgun sequence, a single genomic window includes:
- the LOC25499528 gene encoding cell division cycle 20.2, cofactor of APC complex — MDSGSWSSSSKTKIRTPFPERFLHRNNSSQDNLDRFIPNRSAMDFDYAHYMMMEGCRKGKENPALMSPSRSAYQKRLAEACNMHDRTRILAFKNKPPTPVELFPKELLSPPPLSKSAKPKRCIPQTSERTLDAPDILDDFYLNLLDWGSSNVVSIALENTVYLWNASDSSTSELVTVDDDDGPVTSVSWAPDGRHLAIGLNNSHVQLWDTTACKQLRAMKGGHRARVGSLAWNNHILTTGGMDGKVVNNDVRVRSHIVETYMGHNQEVCGLKWSPSGQQLASGGNDNVVHIWDRSVVSSNSPTRWLHRFEEHIAAVKALAWCPFQGNLLASGGGGGDHCIKLWNTHTGARLNSVDTGSQVCALLWNQNERELLSSHGFTENQLTLWKYPSMVKMADLNGHTSRVLYMAQSPDGCTVASAAADETLRFWNVFGSPAEACKAAAPKTYNEPFANFTRIR; from the exons ATGGATTCGGGTTCGTGGAGTTCTTCTTCAAAGACCAAAATCAGAACGCCTTTCCCAGAACGCTTTCTCCACCGAAATAATTCTTCTCAGGATAAC TTGGATAGGTTCATACCAAACCGATCAGCGATGGATTTTGATTACGCTCACTACATGATGATGGAGGGTTgtagaaaaggaaaagagaatcCAGCGTTGATGTCACCATCTCGTTCAGCCTACCAGAAGCGACTCGCTGAAGCATGCAACATGCATGACAGAACCAGAATCTTGGCCTTCAAGAACAAGCCTCCAACACCAGTCGAGCTCTTCCCTAAGGAACTTCTGTCCCCTCCACCTCTATCCAAATCCGCTAAGCCTAAACGATGCATTCCTCAG ACTTCTGAGAGGACCTTGGACGCACCTGATATCTTAGATGACTTTTACTTGAATTTGCTAGACTGGGGTAGCAGCAATGTTGTCAGTATTGCCCTTGAAAATACCGTTTATCTTTGGAATGCTTCAGATTCCTCCACTTCAGAGCTTGTCACtgtagatgatgatgatggtccTGTCACAAGCGTTAGCTGGGCCCCCGATGGTCGCCATTTAGCCATTGGGTTGAACAACTCCCATGTCCAGCTCTGGGATACCACTGCTTGTAAACAG CTAAGGGCAATGAAGGGTGGACACAGAGCAAGAGTGGGTTCATTGGCTTGGAACAACCATATTCTGACAACAGGAGGAATGGATGGTAAAGTTGTAAACAATGATGTTAGAGTGAGATCTCACATCGTTGAAACATACATGGGACACAACCAGGAGGTTTGTGGGCTCAAGTGGTCACCCTCAGGACAACAATTGGCAAGTGGTGGAAACGATAATGTTGTTCACATATGGGATAGATCCGTGGTTTCTTCAAATTCACCTACCCGATGGCTTCACAGGTTTGAGGAACACATAGCTGCTGTGAAGGCACTGGCTTGGTGTCCCTTTCAGGGTAATCTACTGGCTTCTGGTGGAGGTGGAGGTGATCATTGCATTAAGCTGTGGAACACACACACTGGTGCGAGATTGAATTCTGTTGACACTGGATCGCAAGTATGTGCTCTGCTATGGAACCAGAACGAGCGTGAGCTACTTAGCTCACATGGTTTCACCGAGAACCAGCTTACCCTTTGGAAGTATCCTTCTATGGTGAAAATGGCAGATCTCAATGGTCACACTTCGAGGGTGCTGTATATGGCGCAGAGTCCAGATGGGTGTACAGTGGCATCTGCGGCTGCAGATGAAACTCTTAGATTTTGGAATGTCTTTGGGAGCCCAGCAGAAGCATGCAAAGCCGCAGCGCCAAAGACATATAATGAGCCCTTTGCTAATTTCACCCGTATTCGTTGA
- the LOC25499524 gene encoding bifunctional aspartate aminotransferase and glutamate/aspartate-prephenate aminotransferase has translation MATNMLYNNTTCGISFPHQSLHVSFCSNLSTFPHKTVKYVVGVDQNRRGRITVKSKTVSDNDDLEVDISLSPRVNAVKPSRTVAITDQATALVQAGVPVILLAAGEPDFDSPAVIAQAGINAIHEGQTRYTPNAGTLELRQAICHKLKEENEIAYTPDQVIVSNGAKQSIAQAMLAVCSPGDEVIIPAPFYVSYPEMARMADATPVILPTSISDNFLLDPKLLESIITERSRVLILCSPSNPTGSVYPKKLLEEIAHIVAKHPRLLVISDEIYEHIIYAPATHTSFASLPGMWGKTLTVNGFSKPFAMTGWRLGYIAGPKHFISACGKIQSQFTSGASSISQKAAVAALGLGYAGGEVVSTMVKAFRERRNYLVKSFREIDGVEISEPQGAFYLFIDISSYYGREAEGFGKIEDSESLCQYLLHKGQVALVPGSASGDDTCIRISYAASLPTLQAAVERIKQALINLTSAGLV, from the exons ATGGCCACCAACATGTTATATAACAACACCACGTGTGGAATCTCTTTCCCTCACCAATCTCTCCACGTCTCTTTCTGCTCAAACCTTTCCACCTTCCCTCACAAGACCGTAAAATATGTTGTTGGGGTGGACCAGAACAGAAGAGGAAGAATAACTGTGAAGTCAAAAACCGTTTCTGATAATGATGATTTAGAAGTTGATATTTCATTGAGTCCACGTGTCAATGCTGTGAAACCTTCAAGGACTGTGGCTATAACCGATCAAGCAACCGCTCTTGTTCAAGCTGGCGTTCCAGTTATTCTCTTGGCGGCTGGTGAGCCTGATTTTGATTCACCTGCTGTCATAGCTCAG GCTGGGATTAATGCAATACATGAAGGACAAACAAGGTACACCCCTAATGCGGGAACTTTAGAATTGCGCCAAGCAATTTGTCATAAACTAAAAG AGGAGAATGAAATTGCTTATACTCCTGATCAGGTTATTGTTAGTAATGGAGCCAAGCAGAGTATTGCTCAAGCAATGCTTGCAGTTTGCTCCCCAGGAGATGAG GTCATTATTCCAGCTCCATTCTATGTTAGTTACCCAGAAATGGCAAGGATGGCTGATGCAACACCCGTTATCCTTCCAACGTCGATATCTGATAATTTCCTTTTAGATCCCAAACTTCTTGAATCCATAATTACTGAAAGGTCAAGAGTGCTTATTCTTTGTTCGCCGTCTAACCCGACAGGATCTGTCTATCCAAAGAAATTACTTGAAGAGATAGCCCATATTGTAGCAAAGCACCCAAGGCTTTTG GTTATCTCTGATGAAATTTATGAACACATAATTTATGCACCAGCAACACACACTAGCTTTGCATCTTTACCGGGGATGTGGGGTAAAACTCTAACCGTGAATGGATTTTCTAAG CCCTTTGCAATGACTGGTTGGCGGCTTGGTTATATTGCAGGCCCGAAACATTTTATTTCAGCATGTGGAAAGATTCAAAGTCAG TTTACTTCGGGGGCCAGTAGTATATCTCAGAAAGCTGCAGTTGCTGCATTAGGACTAGGCTATGCTGGTGGAGAGGTTGTTTCTACCATGGTGAAAGCATTTAGAGAACGAAGGAATTACTTGGTTAAAAGTTTTAGGGAAATCGATGGTGTTGAAATATCCGAACCACAG GGagcattttatttattcattgatATCAGCTCCTATTATGGAAGAGAAGCTGAAGGTTTTGGCAAAATTGAGGATTCTGAGTCTCTCTGTCAATATTTGTTGCATAAAGGCCAG GTCGCACTAGTGCCAGGGAGTGCATCTGGAGACGATACTTGCATTCGCATCTCTTATGCAGCATCACTTCCTACCCTACAGGCAGCTGTAGAGAGAATTAAGCAAGCACTTATCAATCTTACCTCAGCTGGACTTGTTTAG
- the LOC25499525 gene encoding uncharacterized protein — translation MFTFIYPYNTIQILIAHLTNWKNMENSIRFGVMAVFAVSGSMVLLAHQVHKRILSNFMKKFEFEIYPHGQKKLHGNDKHQAKKKVRFSKQVTEPLMEKNKSNNNNHRNATKAQRVKAEQILVRKNAEKCGCGPKLEETMPPNRAVLYRGIMKYQNKTPRGKFRF, via the exons ATGTTTACATTCATATATCCAtataacacaattcaaattctgaTAGCCCATTTAACAAATTGGAAAAATATGGAGAATTCAATAAGATTTGGGGTGATGGCTGTTTTTGCTGTATCCGGAAGCATGGTTTTATTGGCACATCAAGTTCATAAACGTATACTATCTAATTTCATGAAGAAATTTGAGTTTGAAATATATCCACACGGCCAAAAAAAGTTACACG GGAATGATAAACATCAAGCAAAGAAAAAGGTGCGGTTTTCAAAACAAGTGACGGAACCTCTAATGGAGAAGAACAAGAGTAACAATAATAATCATAGAAATGCGACAAAGGCACAAAGGGTGAAGGCTGAACAAATTTTGGTCAGGAAGAATGCTGAGAAATGTGGGTGTGGGCCCAAATTAGAGGAAACTATGCCTCCTAATAGGGCAGTTTTATATAGGGGTATTATGAAATATCAGAATAAGACTCCTCGTGGGAAATTTcgtttttga